cctaaccctaaccctaaccctaaccctaaccctaaccctaaccctaaccctaaccctaaccctaaccctaaccctaaccctaatgtccatcccatgtccatgaaaccctcggccttcatccactgtcgtactcaaatatctaccctcaacgccttcccatccatgctatatatctccGCTGCCGggctacatacatacatacatacatatatatatatatatatacatacatatcgatatacatatcaatatacatcgctatatacattactatatacatcactgtatacatcttgacatacaactctatatacaactctatatacatctccatacatcgctatggtcctggccaatcctccatctctctgcctcccaactccaaccccaactcaacctcctgactcacccgccgcagccaacaaaactcctcaaacaactggctatggcccgcccggctgcgctgccccaaccacccaatcaccgccccaatgtccgcgccgttgacctgcaatcccaccagtcgccgctgccatgccccccgaatgcccaccccccatggcccatgcagcatcatcgccaccatggGGATCAAAACCCCCCGGTACTGACACCGGCCCCCCGGCTCCCACCCGGCGCATATCGTCTGCGGCATCCCACAGGAAAAACACCCGCTGAATCGGCTGTACTGGATCCGCCGGCGAACCTGCAGCATCCACTGCTTGGCCGcctggctgcgtgcatgccggcatgaatataaatcgtgctggtcatccgcctgggccatggcgcagatataacatcgatcccgccactgctgagcctcctgctccccaaactcctcatccagccatgcctgggactgttgccggcggaattgaatgtcggccgcggcccactggtgctggcgttggcggtggctcgggcactggcgctggtgctggcggtggctcgggctcgggtgctggtgctggcgttggttcgggctctggctctggctcgggctatggcttgggctTAAGCTAtcgctgtggcgccggtgctgacttgggcttgggctctggcttgggctctggctcgggctcgggctatggctcgggctatggctcgggctatggctcgggcttgggctgtggctcgggctatggctatggctccagcgtgggctatggctccggcttcggcttgggctgcatgagcccgctgctctgctggaatcatactccattccgcgcctgagcccccgaccattggaacgcctcgtggcactgcgcgcccgccagtcttggtcatctgccagccctaacactggccgaaccgcctgccctgggccatggtgcaATCCCACACGCccggcctcatcaccacccacgtgccctacatgccactgcacattacacccatcacatgcctgctcgtccccgtcatccccgcaatgctgccgccggTATCCATTCACCGTCCCATCCAGATAATCGTCCAGTACCACCCGCCGGCACCCCCGAcctgccaccacccccatgtattgctgcaccagctccacctccggtgtgcCCAGCTGccgctcatcctccgcccaccCCGCCGGCTGGATAATGATCGCCTGGCTGGCCTGCCCATCCCGCCCGGCTCGCCCACTTTCCTGTGCGTAATCCAATAACGTCCGGGGTGtcccaagatgaatgatcactcggatattcggaatatcaacccccatgcccaatgcactggtcgcgcaaagcactgtggaatcccctcccatgaaccgccccaaaatcccaccccggtccacctgcccactgaaatacgcctcacatcccaataccgccgccatcgcctgcacctggtggacccggttggcatatatcaccatcttccccccccccccgggcccgggcccactggagctgcgcctgcaggaactgaataatctgggcatcctgctcccatccatatccatgtggtgcagtgtgtggaatcggtggccgccacaccccatatgccacattgccgcggctcgtgcgggcccgatatatatcgatctgatccggtgggtggtgaatgcgctggctgaactccggttccatctgggggggcaatgtggccgttaaaaacaccatctgtgtacgggcccgaacgagcttcccaagctgtgccatggcggaccggaagttcttctgctggttcaTAATGACGTGgcattcatcaatcaccacccggtccagccgctgcatcaccaccaaccggttgatgaatgaatggaaatcgggggtgacagccgattccggtgtgaccagcacaatggctgcttcatcacatggctgctgccggtcccatgccatacatgggatgcctagccgccggcaccgctgctgcatatcctgccgcagcgagatcaatggcaccaccacaatggtggtgcccccggggacggcccacgcgggcaacatgaataacatgcttttcccaccgccggtgggcatgactgccaccacggggctcttgccctgctggatcgccgccatggcgggtgcctggatgccctggaactgcatgccggcctgaccggtcatctgctgcagcgcagcggccatgtccatggtctgcagctggtggcgccgctccatgtggtgctcctcagcctccacctgccatggggcccgcttgcgtttcccgagcacggggcgagccctaacccgttcctgaccgggatggtgaattggacagctaccttcatccaccaagtgagccctaacccgttcctgaccgggatggtgaattggacggttgccttcatccaccaagcgagccctaaccccttcctgactgggatcactcaccaagcgagccctaacccgttcctgaccgggatcattcaccaagcgagccctaacccgttcctgaccgggatcatccaccaagcaagccctaacctgttcctgaccgggacggcggcttggacagctgccttcatccaccaagccagcccgaagcccaccggcatcaatgtcggcatggacatctcctggaacccccgtgccgcagccgaaccccagaaactggtgccaatccacactggactgccggaacatcgcccgccggtggcttgttgtgcccgcctgctccatcagctgccgcccatataccatccccgccacgtgcgatgaatggcccgcctgtaaatccgtcatatgcgccatccactggtccgcatccatgccgtcctcacagtcagcatccaatgccgccgcctgctccgtttcatcctggcggtcactggtgaatgtgctggatgcccgcaggaaccgccggctgatgccaatggcaatgtcccggtacgccggaatattcaatgcctggccgagccgggcctgggtctcccgcttcaacacctcccggaatcgctcgggggtccatggccgctgcatgcccgggtcggggccccataaatatgggctggggggctgccatgccggtgtgccgttcgacgtgccaatcaatgtgccattcagtgtgccgttcgccgtgccattcagtgtgccaatcgttgtgccattcgacatggcatttgatgtgccggcctgtgtgccaatcggtgtgccaatcggtgtgccgttcggtgtgccgttcaatgtgctgtttgatgtgccattcaccgtgctggctcgtgtgccattcgccgtgccggcttgtgtgccaatcagtgtgccattcagtatgccgttcaccgtgccattcagtgtgccattgaccgtgccggctcgtgtgccattccatgtgccattcaatgtgctgtttgatgtgccattcaccgtgctggctcgtgtgccattcgccgtgccatttggtgtgccgttcgatgtgctgtttgatgtgccgttcagtctaccattcaacatgccattcaccgtaccatttggtgtgccattccatgtgccgttcaatgtgctgttcgatgtgccattcactgtgccagctcgtgtgccattcgatgtgccattcgatgtgccattcgatgtgccattcgatgtgccgttcaatgtgccaatcggtgtgccattcactgtgccagctcgtgtgccaatcagtatgctgtttgttgtgccgttcaacatgctgttcgatgtgccgttcaatgtgctgttcgatgtgccattcagtgtgccgtttgatatgccattcgctgtgccgtttgatgtgccgttcgatgtgccgttcgacatgccattcactgtaccattcaccgtgtgtgacggcctggtcacgttggttgcttatcacgtgaggtgtggttgtttgctttgttgctttgttgataaatatggcgttacctcctttcttccttcctcatgttgattattctcgtcgatagctacctaggtagaacccatgagttggacgttccattatcctagtagagcgccgtgacataataatcaacatcctccttttataccttagggagagaaataccaaaggcttctcccttcaagggattcgctggtgccgcagttcgggagctggccaggctataacagtgtctccattcaagtttccatcctcaagttcatcctcaagtcaagtcaagcgctgcttcagttaagtttctagagctcaggactgaaacttctgttgttggcatattcaagttcaactttcaagaagtccagtggttgcgactatgctggcaccccttcaagttctcaagacttaagtttttcaagattcaagctcacgatccctttcttaaagatcatggacccctttcaagaactccgaaacgaattttcttctacgatccgcgccctccagaatgaaatcgaatccgtcaaaaatgaacccaaaccacttcaacgaccaaagccatgcctccctgatcccgagaaattcaatggccaatctttgaagtttgatacctggcttgcttcgatgaaggctaagcttaggattgatgctccagctattggtgatgcagtggctcagttctactatgtctatctgaatctggaaagcaaagtccaagctctagttcttccccagttatcttatgcagaagacaccaacacctgggattacaacaccatccttgatcaactatctctggtttatgacaaccccaacaaggttcaagaagctgaagattatctactagtcctaaagcaggatagtggtgaatctgtggcagcctacatcgccaagtttgagaggattctttatgaggcaaagggcaaagattggcctgatgtcaccaagatttcagcattcaggaaaggcctcaatcctactctccgaggacgccTCAACCAGCAACTAAATCttccaagatcctacatcgAATTCCTTCGCGTGGtgcaacaattgggaagtcattctttcagctcaaattccaccaatgtttcccactctcaatcacaccaatctggctctcacaccaagtctgatcctatggacctcagcgtcatcaatatcaactccctgtcagcagcgtccacctccc
This sequence is a window from Aspergillus chevalieri M1 DNA, chromosome 5, nearly complete sequence. Protein-coding genes within it:
- a CDS encoding uncharacterized protein (COG:L;~EggNog:ENOG410PV6B;~InterPro:IPR027417,IPR014001,IPR011545;~PFAM:PF04851,PF00270;~TransMembrane:1 (o589-612i);~go_function: GO:0003676 - nucleic acid binding [Evidence IEA];~go_function: GO:0005524 - ATP binding [Evidence IEA]) gives rise to the protein MSNGTSNGTSNGTANGISNGTLNGTSNSTLNGTSNSMLNGTTNSILIGTRAGTVNGTPIGTLNGTSNGTSNGTSNGTSNGTRAGTVNGTSNSTLNGTWNGTPNGTVNGMLNGRLNGTSNSTSNGTPNGTANGTRASTVNGTSNSTLNGTWNGTRAGTVNGTLNGTVNGILNGTLIGTQAGTANGTRASTVNGTSNSTLNGTPNGTPIGTPIGTQAGTSNAMSNGTTIGTLNGTANGTLNGTLIGTSNGTPAWQPPSPYLWGPDPGMQRPWTPERFREVLKRETQARLGQALNIPAYRDIAIGISRRFLRASSTFTSDRQDETEQAAALDADCEDGMDADQWMAHMTDLQAGHSSHVAGMVYGRQLMEQAGTTSHRRAMFRQSSVDWHQFLGFGCGTGVPGDVHADIDAGGLRAGLVDEGSCPSRRPGQEQVRACLVDDPGQERVRARLVNDPGQERVRARLVSDPSQEGVRARLVDEGNRPIHHPGQERVRAHLVDEGSCPIHHPGQERVRARPVLGKRKRAPWQVEAEEHHMERRHQLQTMDMAAALQQMTGQAGMQFQGIQAPAMAAIQQGKSPVVAVMPTGGGKSMLFMLPAWAVPGGTTIVVVPLISLRQDMQQRCRRLGIPCMAWDRQQPCDEAAIVLVTPESAVTPDFHSFINRLVVMQRLDRVVIDECHVIMNQQKNFRSAMAQLGKLVRARTQMVFLTATLPPQMEPEFSQRIHHPPDQIDIYRARTSRGNVAYGVWRPPIPHTAPHGYGWEQDAQIIQFLQAQLQWARARGGGEDGDICQPGPPGAGDGGGIGM